Proteins encoded in a region of the Megalops cyprinoides isolate fMegCyp1 chromosome 3, fMegCyp1.pri, whole genome shotgun sequence genome:
- the fam222ba gene encoding protein FAM222B codes for MLACLPGPGDLTLQLLSHSQMNTGLQKWDITQKMRSAQYPTPAELDAYAKKVANSPLTIKIFPNSVKVPQRNHVRRTVNGLDTSGQRYSPYPSQASSKAGLLAIVKVPVKGILKDFDGSRARLLPEVVMNPSGGPYVTASTLNLPQTVPHPQGLPRPQALPQQQGLPHPQTLQQQQQPQGLRHPVGMAQLPGLPQSQGLPRAQTLPHPPSLGHLPPSILQQQPPLPPQQQQQQQLPGLHGNRKMADADVPPNVTVSTSTIPLSMAASLHQNRPNLSRIVHQINQFCQAGSRVSTTSVCEGQIANPSPISRNLLINASSRVSMHNPPSCAHGCSDKAAAAPAPAAIPPPSMAAISQMPIYHGDMKQQQQQQMRSWNQHQLAHLQHVPEGAPPCKQPPREPPGGPSFPCKGAGYLPELCMGQPYGLKPPLDKPTPSPPVNGMPGAVTYTNGHYFQPVWNSILPTPNSDSSGSQDLAMPFHGGPAGASIDCASGTHYRAGAGSSSQTNLMQTVDYLGGDFQPPCFRDQNLAMMGKMHRPPVSRAPEPADNRNAHIQHPGYR; via the exons ATGCTGGCCTGTCTGCCAGGACCAGGTGACCTCACCCTCCAGCTTCTCTCCCACTCGCAGATGAACACTGGACTTCAGAAAT GGGACATTACACAGAAGATGAGATCCGCACAGTATCCAACCCCAGCGGAATTGGATGCTTATGCTAAGAAAGTCGCCAACAGTCCACTGACTATAAAAATCTTCCCCAACAGCGTCAAAGTTCCTCAGAGGAACCACGTCCGCCGGACAGTGAACGGACTGGACACCTCCGGCCAGCGCTACAGCCCCTACCCCTCTCAGGCCAGCTCCAAGGCGGGTCTCCTCGCCATCGTCAAGGTGCCCGTCAAGGGCATCCTCAAGGACTTTGACGGCAGCCGGGCGCGCCTGCTCCCCGAGGTCGTCATGAACCCGTCGGGCGGGCCCTACGTCACGGCGAGCACTTTAAACCTCCCCCAGACTGTCCCGCACCCGCAGGGTCTCCCGCGACCCCAGGCCTTACCGCAGCAGCAGGGCTTGCCCCACCCACAGAcattgcagcagcagcagcagccccagggGCTCCGGCACCCAGTCGGCATGGCCCAGCTGCCGGGCCTGCCGCAGTCCCAGGGCCTGCCCCGGGCACAgactctcccccacccccccagcctggGCCACCTGCCGCCCAGcatcctgcagcagcagccccctctgccgccccagcagcagcagcagcagcagctcccggGCCTGCATGGGAACAGGAAGATGGCGGACGCCGACGTCCCGCCCAACGTGACCGTGTCTACCTCAACCATTCCGCTCTCCATGGCCGCCAGCCTGCACCAAAACCGGCCCAACCTGAGCAGGATCGTGCACCAGATCAACCAGTTCTGCCAGGCGGGGTCCCGCGTCAGCACTACCTCCGTGTGCGAGGGGCAGATCGCCAACCCCAGCCCCATCAGCCGCAACCTGCTCATCAACGCCAGCTCCCGGGTGTCCATGCACAACCCGCCCTCCTGCGCCCACGGCTGCTCCGACAAGGCCGCTgccgcccctgcccccgccgCCATCCCGCCGCCCAGCATGGCCGCCATCAGCCAGATGCCCATCTACCACGGCGacatgaagcagcagcagcagcagcagatgcgCTCCTGGAACCAGCATCAGCTCGCCCACCTGCAGCACGTTCCAGAGGGTGCCCCCCCGTGCAAGCAGCCGCCCCGCGAGCCGCCGGGAGGGCCCAGCTTCCCCTGCAAGGGCGCCGGCTACCTGCCCGAGCTGTGCATGGGCCAGCCCTACGGCCTGAAGCCCCCGCTGGACAAGCCCACGCCCTCGCCCCCCGTCAACGGCATGCCGGGTGCCGTCACCTACACCAACGGGCACTACTTTCAGCCCGTGTGGAACAGCATCCTGCCCACGCCCAACAGTGACAGCTCAGGGTCTCAGGACCTGGCCATGCCATTCCACGGGGGCCCCGCGGGGGCCTCCATAGACTGCGCCTCGGGGACACATTACAGGGCTGGAGCTGGTTCCTCCAGCCAGACTAATCTGATGCAAACCGTGGATTACTTGGGCGGGGACTTCCAGCCCCCCTGCTTCCGAGATCAGAATCTGGCCATGATGGGCAAGATGCACAGGCCCCCAGTGAGCAGAGCCCCAGAGCCCGCTGACAATAGAAATGCTCATATCCAGCACCCAGGGTACAGATAA